The sequence TTTTCGTTATTTTCGTAAATGGTGTCGAGTATCTGTGTGCGTGAAAGGATCTGTCCAGGATGTTGCATGAACATATGGAGAAGCCTGAATTCAAAATTAGTCAAATCGAGAGCTTGCCCATCTATCAGCGCCTGGCCTTTTGCAGGTTTAAGGGTAAGGCCAGTAAAAGTCAGCTTGCCGCATCTGCTCGCAGTCCGTCTTAATACTGCCTCGATCCGGACCATCAGCTCAGCAGGGCTGAAAGGTTTAACTACATAATCGTCAGCACCTAGCTTGAAACCTTCAATCCGGCTCTTTTCAGAAGCCTTTGCCGTAAGCATGATGACCGGCATCATGCTTTCAAGGTCATTGCGGAGCCATGTGCAAATCTCTTCACCGCTTTTTCCAGGAAGCATCAAATCAAGTAACAGGATGCATGGGTCATATTTCTCGATCATC comes from Mesobacillus jeotgali and encodes:
- a CDS encoding response regulator transcription factor, which encodes MIKELIGKSVLVVEDDPKIRKLVKIYLTNEGYEVLEADNGIDAQEMIEKYDPCILLLDLMLPGKSGEEICTWLRNDLESMMPVIMLTAKASEKSRIEGFKLGADDYVVKPFSPAELMVRIEAVLRRTASRCGKLTFTGLTLKPAKGQALIDGQALDLTNFEFRLLHMFMQHPGQILSRTQILDTIYENNEKAVTERTIDVHIKNLREKIKEKTPKDYIQTVRGMGYKFAAN